The DNA window GCGGCTACGCCTGACCCGGCCGACAAAACCGTAGGCCCGGATCGCTGAGCGCCACCGGGCAATTGCATCACAGCATGTTTTTACCGTACGCCATTGGCGAGGTACCAAAGTATGTCGCCAGCGTCTGGCCGATGTCCGCGAAAGTTTCGCGGTGGCCTAACGATCCTGGTTTCACTTTCGGGCCGTACACCAGCACCGGAATATGCTCGCGGGTGTGGTCGGTACCGGTCCAGGTCGGGTCGCAGCCGTGGTCGGCGGTGAGGATCAGGATGTCGTCTTCCCCTACCAGCTCCATCAGCTCCGGCAGACGGCGGTCGAACAGTTCCAGACCCGCCGCGTAGCCGGCGACATCGCGACGGTGGCCCCAGGAGGAGTCAAAGTCGACGAAGTTGGTGAAGACGATAGTCTCGTCGCCGGCTTCCTTCATCTCTTTGATGGTCGCGTCGAACAGCGCGTCCAGACCGGTGGCTTTCACTTTTTTGGTGATGCCGCAGTTTGCGTAGATGTCCGCTATCTTACCGACAGACACCACGTGGCCGTTCTTCTCGTCAACCAGCTTCTGCAGCACGGTCGGCGCCGGCGGTTCGACCGCCAGATCGTGACGGTTGCCGGTACGCTGGAAGTTACCGGCTTTATCGCCGATAAACGGACGAGCGATGACGCGGCCAATGTTGTAGCCGCCTTCGGTCAGCTCTTCACGGGCGATTTCGCACAGCTCATACAACTTGTCGAGGCCAAAGGTCTCTTCGTGACAGGCGATCTGGAACACGGAGTCAGCGGAGGTATAGAAAATCGGTTTCCCGGTTTTCATATGCTCTTCGCCGAGCTGATCGAGGATCACCGTCCCGGAAGAGTGGCAGTTGCCGAGGTAGCCCGGCAGGTTGGCGCGTTTCACCAGCTTATCCAGCAGCTCCTGCGGGAAGCTGTTTTCATGATCGCTGAAGTAGCCCCAGTCAAACAGCACCGGCACGCCGGCGATTTCCCAGTGGCCGGACGGCGTATCTTTACCAGAAGAGAGTTCATGCGCCCAGGCCCAGGCGCCAATCACTTCGGCATTGCCATCCATTCCGGCGGCAATTTTACCGGTAGAGCCTTCATGCGCTTTCACCAACCCCAGACGGGTCAGGTTCGGTAAATTCAGCGGGCCTTTGCGGCCGTGGTCAGCCTCGCCTTTGGCGCAGGCTTCCGCAATGTGGCCCAGGGTATCGGCGCCGACGTCGCCAAAGCGGTCTGCGTCTTCCGTTGCGCCAATCCCAAAGGAGTCCAGCACCATGATAAATGCACGTTTCATCTTGTTCTCCATACATCTTGCGCTGCAAAAAAGCGATCAGATCAGTATATCGCTATTCGGTGATACGGCGATAGACTGTCGGTGTAATTTCCGGAGCTTTATCGTCCAGTTTAATGGCCGCTTTGACCGCTTTCGCGGCCTCCTGCCAGCTGTTCTCGTCTTTGGCATGGATCACAGCCAGCGGACGCTGTCCGTCCACGCGGTCACCCAGACGCGCCATCTCGGTAAAGCCAACGCTATAGTCAATGGTGTCTGATGCCTGACGGCGGCCGCCGCCCATAGAAACCACTGCCATACCCAGCGCGCGTGTATCCATCGCGCTGACAAAACCTTCGGTATCAGCATAGACTGCTTTGCTCAGCATCGCCGTCGGCAGATAATGATCATAATTCTCGACAAAGTCGCTCGGTCCTTTCTGCGCCGCGACCATACGGCCAAAGACTTCCGCCGCTTTACCGTTATCCAGTACCGCCTGCAGCTTCGCGCGCGCGTCGGCATCGTCCGCCGCCAGCTTGCCGGAAATCAGCATCTCTACACACAGCGCCATCGTCACGTCGAACAGACGCGGGTTGCGGTATTCGCCGGTCAGGAACTGGACCGCTTCGCGAACTTCAACGGCGTTCCCGGCGCTGGAGGCCAGCACCTGGTTCATATCGGTCAGCAGCGCGGTGGTGCGCACGCCGGCGCCGTTGGCGACCCCGACGATCGCTTCCGCCAGCGCGGCGGAAAGTTCATAAGTCGGCATAAACGCGCCGCTGCCGACTTTGACGTCCATCACCAGCGCATCCAGCCCTTCCGCCAGCTTCTTGGCAAGGATCGAGGCGGTGATCAGCGGGATGGAGTCCACCGTCGCGGTAATATCGCGGGTGGCATAGAAACGTTTGTCCGCCGGAGCGAGGGAGCTGGTCTGCCCGATAATCGCCACGCCGACATCTTTAATAATCTCGCGGAAGCGGTTGTCGTCCGGGAAGATATCGAAGCCCGGGATCGCTTCCAGTTTATCCAGGGTACCGCCGGTATGGCCGAGTCCGCGGCCGGAAATCATCGGCACATACCCGCCGCAGGCGGCCACCATCGGTCCCAGCATCAGCGAAGTGACATCCCCGACGCCGCCGGTGGAGTGTTTATCGACGATCGGGCCGTTAAGGTTGAGGCTTTTCCA is part of the Klebsiella quasipneumoniae subsp. quasipneumoniae genome and encodes:
- the deoB gene encoding phosphopentomutase gives rise to the protein MKRAFIMVLDSFGIGATEDADRFGDVGADTLGHIAEACAKGEADHGRKGPLNLPNLTRLGLVKAHEGSTGKIAAGMDGNAEVIGAWAWAHELSSGKDTPSGHWEIAGVPVLFDWGYFSDHENSFPQELLDKLVKRANLPGYLGNCHSSGTVILDQLGEEHMKTGKPIFYTSADSVFQIACHEETFGLDKLYELCEIAREELTEGGYNIGRVIARPFIGDKAGNFQRTGNRHDLAVEPPAPTVLQKLVDEKNGHVVSVGKIADIYANCGITKKVKATGLDALFDATIKEMKEAGDETIVFTNFVDFDSSWGHRRDVAGYAAGLELFDRRLPELMELVGEDDILILTADHGCDPTWTGTDHTREHIPVLVYGPKVKPGSLGHRETFADIGQTLATYFGTSPMAYGKNML
- the deoA gene encoding thymidine phosphorylase; translated protein: MFLAQEIIRKKRDGQALSDEEIRFFINGIRDNTISEGQIAALAMTIFFHDMSMPERVSLTMAMRDSGTVLDWKSLNLNGPIVDKHSTGGVGDVTSLMLGPMVAACGGYVPMISGRGLGHTGGTLDKLEAIPGFDIFPDDNRFREIIKDVGVAIIGQTSSLAPADKRFYATRDITATVDSIPLITASILAKKLAEGLDALVMDVKVGSGAFMPTYELSAALAEAIVGVANGAGVRTTALLTDMNQVLASSAGNAVEVREAVQFLTGEYRNPRLFDVTMALCVEMLISGKLAADDADARAKLQAVLDNGKAAEVFGRMVAAQKGPSDFVENYDHYLPTAMLSKAVYADTEGFVSAMDTRALGMAVVSMGGGRRQASDTIDYSVGFTEMARLGDRVDGQRPLAVIHAKDENSWQEAAKAVKAAIKLDDKAPEITPTVYRRITE